CCCTCACCCGGTGGCAGATGCTCGTCCCATCTCCCGTGGTTGTCGTGGATGTGCACTTCAAGAACGTCTGGAAGGAGGAACTTCTCGAGTGGATAGCCCAGTTTAAAAGCCGTTAGGAAGGCATGTCCCGTATCAATGCACGTAGATACTCCGTACTCCCTGAAGGAGGTTATCTCGTGGGGAAACACTCCGATCCGCGATCCGGTTAAGTTCTCCATGACAAGCCTTACGCCGTAATCCTGGGCCAATGAGGATAACTCCTCGACCTGTTTCATCGTGTTTATGTAGGCTTCGTGGTAGCCCTTCCTTATGTCCCCTCCATGGAGGACAAGAACCTTCGCGTTGAGTTCGCTGGCGATCTTCAGCACGTTCTTCATTGTTATGATATTACCCCTACTGTACCTCCCGAGGTCGACACTCGTTCTCTTTCCGTCGGAAGTTGGAGCATGAACCGTGAAATCGACGCCAAGACCGAGGAGGTTCTTTAGAATTTCCCCGTTTATTCCGTTTTTATCAAGAACCGGGGCGTCATCAAAGTTAAGCTCCACAAGGCTCACTCCAAGTTCGTCCAGAGAGAAGCCCTTTCCACTCACCTCCCTGATAATATGGGAGTTCAGACCAACCTCCATGGCAACCACCGGAAAAATAAAGAATAGAAACTCAGCCGGTTTCTATCATATCAACGGCCTTCAGCCCTATCTGGGCCACTTCGGGAGGAAGACCTACGTAGCCCGGTGCTATGTTCTCTTCCTTCTGTCCCTCCGTCAAAACCCACCTGAGGAACTCCTTGATGGCCTCTGCCTTCTCCTTGCTGTAGTGCTTTCCACCCTTGTTCTGCCAGACGAGGATGTGGGTGAACGCAACAATCGGGTAGGAGTTATCTCCGGGAGCGTTCAGGAGCTGGGCCGTATCCTCTTTATAACCCTCCGTTGGACCGGGAATGAAGGATTTAACCCCTGCTACGGCTGCCTTAATGGTCTCGTCTGTGGGTTTTACGAAGTTTCCGGCCTTGTTTTTGAGGGCAGCTACGTTAAGTTTCTCCTCTATCGCGAAGGAAAGCTCGGTGTAGGCTATGCTGTATTTAGTGCTCTTTAGGGCTTGGACAACACCCGGGTTGCCCTTTCCACCTATGCCCCTTCCGAGCTTGTCAACGGGCCAGTCGACGAGCTTTCCAGCCCCAACCTTCTCTTTCCACTCGGGACTTACGACGGAGAGATAGGTGGTGAATATAGCGGTTGTTCCACTTGAGTCGCTCCTGTGCACGACGATTATCTTCTCGTGGGGGAGGTTGACGTCAGGATTCAGGGATTTAATCGCCTGATCGTCCCAGTATTCGATCTCTCCCATGAATATCTTCGCCAGAGTTTCCCCATCGAGTTTGAGCTCGCTAACGCCGGGAACGTTGTAGGCGATGACAACCGCTCCAACGATCTCGGGGAACTGCAGCGGCTGGTCACCCGTCCCGAGGAACTTCTTCCATGTTTCCTCCTTAACCGGCGGGTCGGTCCTTCCTATGTCGGTCAATCCTTTGAGGAAAGCGTCCTGCCCGTGACCGCTTCCACCGCCCTCGTACTCTATCTTAACATCCGGGTGGGACTTCATGTATACGCTGATCCACTTCTGAATCTGGTACTGCGGGAAGGTCGCCCCGGTTGTTCGGAGCGTTATTACCTTGGCGGAAGATGCGGTTGTAGTTGATTTCGAAGTGCTCGGAGTGGAAGTCGAGGGAGTTCCGGTTGCGTTTTCTTTGCTCCCCACACAGCCACTGGCGGCAACCGATACCGCCAGCAGAAAAACTATCAATAGAGACACTATACGTTTCATGGGCTTCACCGTTCTCCCGTAAACCTACTGCCATATAAAGGTTTTCGCAATAAAATATATGTTGAGCCATAAAAAGATGTGTTGCCTATAATCTATATAGTTCAATGGATGACGTAGGCGTGGACCATCAGCCCGCCGTGGCCGATCAGCCTGTGGTGTTCGATGGTGAAGCCGTTCTCCTCTATGGCCCTCTCTATCGCCCTCTTCTCGGTGGTTATGAAGACGCCCCTCCTCTCAAGAACCCCGGAAAGCGCCTTAAAGAACCCCATATAAAGCCCGGGAATGGCGCCCTTTCGCCCTATCTTCAGGCCGTAGGGAAGGTTGCTGACCGCGAAATCAACGCCCTCAACGTAATCCCCTATCCTCGTGGCGTCGCCCTGAAGGAACCTTATCCGATCGAGAACTCCCGCAGAAAGGGCGTTCATTCTCGCCCCCCTGAGATGCTTCCCGTACTTCTCGAGGCCGATGATTTCCCCTCCGTACTTCCTGAGTGCAAGCTCGATCGGTATCGTTCCCGAACCGCAGAAGGGATCGATGAAGGAACCCCCGTCCGGTTTCGCCAGCTCTATCAGGGCGTTCGCTATGCTGGCCTTCAGATGGGCCGGGTGGTCGTAAACGCGCCAGGGTCTTTTGTGAAGCGAGCTGTCCCCCGTGGTGTCTATTCCCAGAAAGAAAGATTCCCCCACAAGCTCGGCCCGGAAGATAACGGCGGGATGGTCGAGGTTGACCTGAGGACTGCCTAACTTTGAAAGCCTCTCGAAGATGGCCTTCCCGACGGTTCTGGCCATATCAACGCTCGTGATCCTGTGCTTGCCCTTCCTGAAGGCTCGAACCGCAAAGCTCTCACTTACCTTTACGTACCTCTCCACGGGAAGCGATGCAACGAACTCCTCTATCCTCCCGAGGGCGACTTCCGGTTCTTCCCCGCCTATCCCCTCGAACCTTTCACCGGCTATCTCAACTATAACACGGTGTAAAAGCCTCGAGCGTTCGTTCAGGTACGTGGAAAGGCTGAGCTTCCTTTTCCGACCTTTCTTGTCCGTGTAATCGGTCTTCTCAACCTCCGCCAAAAGCCTTCCCTCGACGCCGAGCGGTTTCTCCTCGACGCGGAAGGAAACTCCAAGGCCTGAGAGCAGTTTTTCAACCTCTCTCCCCGCTATGTCCTCTATTCCCCTTGAGGTCGTCAGCAAAAGCCTCATGCCATCACCACCACTACGCCCTTCCACTTCCCTCCGAAGCACTCACTCGATAGGACGTGTTTGCCGGTTAGCGTTTCAAGGAACTTTATTGCTGAGTCACACTTCTTGAACCCCGTGGCGATCCCGATGGTCAGGTCCTCCACATCCCTCACCCCGACGCGCTTCTGCCTGTCGAGTTTTTTCCTCAGCTCATCGCCGTACTTCCAGAGTATCCTCCTTGGATCGAGGAGCAGGTCCCTCTCAATCTCATCCAAAACCTCATCGAAGTCCCGGATGAAGTCCTCTTCCTTTCTCTCTTCCCCGCCGAAGAGCGTAAAGCGACCCGTCTGCCACTCCC
The window above is part of the Thermococcus sp. P6 genome. Proteins encoded here:
- a CDS encoding sugar phosphate isomerase/epimerase family protein; this encodes MEVGLNSHIIREVSGKGFSLDELGVSLVELNFDDAPVLDKNGINGEILKNLLGLGVDFTVHAPTSDGKRTSVDLGRYSRGNIITMKNVLKIASELNAKVLVLHGGDIRKGYHEAYINTMKQVEELSSLAQDYGVRLVMENLTGSRIGVFPHEITSFREYGVSTCIDTGHAFLTAFKLGYPLEKFLLPDVLEVHIHDNHGRWDEHLPPGEGLMGWGYVERLIKNTEPDYAILEIRRFSSLDSVKDSIKRLQGDGR
- the pstS gene encoding phosphate ABC transporter substrate-binding protein PstS; this encodes MKRIVSLLIVFLLAVSVAASGCVGSKENATGTPSTSTPSTSKSTTTASSAKVITLRTTGATFPQYQIQKWISVYMKSHPDVKIEYEGGGSGHGQDAFLKGLTDIGRTDPPVKEETWKKFLGTGDQPLQFPEIVGAVVIAYNVPGVSELKLDGETLAKIFMGEIEYWDDQAIKSLNPDVNLPHEKIIVVHRSDSSGTTAIFTTYLSVVSPEWKEKVGAGKLVDWPVDKLGRGIGGKGNPGVVQALKSTKYSIAYTELSFAIEEKLNVAALKNKAGNFVKPTDETIKAAVAGVKSFIPGPTEGYKEDTAQLLNAPGDNSYPIVAFTHILVWQNKGGKHYSKEKAEAIKEFLRWVLTEGQKEENIAPGYVGLPPEVAQIGLKAVDMIETG
- the trm14 gene encoding tRNA (guanine(6)-N2)-methyltransferase, which encodes MRLLLTTSRGIEDIAGREVEKLLSGLGVSFRVEEKPLGVEGRLLAEVEKTDYTDKKGRKRKLSLSTYLNERSRLLHRVIVEIAGERFEGIGGEEPEVALGRIEEFVASLPVERYVKVSESFAVRAFRKGKHRITSVDMARTVGKAIFERLSKLGSPQVNLDHPAVIFRAELVGESFFLGIDTTGDSSLHKRPWRVYDHPAHLKASIANALIELAKPDGGSFIDPFCGSGTIPIELALRKYGGEIIGLEKYGKHLRGARMNALSAGVLDRIRFLQGDATRIGDYVEGVDFAVSNLPYGLKIGRKGAIPGLYMGFFKALSGVLERRGVFITTEKRAIERAIEENGFTIEHHRLIGHGGLMVHAYVIH